One Nicotiana tomentosiformis chromosome 4, ASM39032v3, whole genome shotgun sequence genomic window carries:
- the LOC138909852 gene encoding uncharacterized protein, with protein MGSLAFIPVGERPLAVNIQALSNQFVRLDILKPNRVLACAVSRSSLFDRIRECQYDDPHLLVLNDTVQHSDARDVTIGDDGVLRMQGRICVPNVDGLRELILEKAHSSQYSIYQGCREDVPKLEVALLVEKNEEGYSGVCSSVPKLPAGEVWEIETGRIDSDDGDSKVEI; from the coding sequence atgggtagccttgcattcattcctgttggtgagagaccgcttgcagttaATATTCAGGCCTTgtccaaccagttcgtgagattagacaTTTTGAagcccaatcgggttctagcttgtgcggtttctaggtcttccttatttgatcgcatcagagagtgccagtatgatgatcctcatttgcttgtcctcaatgATACGGTTCAGCATAGTGATGCcagggatgttactattggggacgATGGGGTgttaaggatgcagggtcggatttgtgtgcccaatgtagatgggttacgtgagttgattcttgagaaggcccatagTTCGCAGTATTCCATTTATCAGGGatgtcgcgaagatgtaccaaaacttgaggtagcactattagtggaaaagaatgaagaaggatatagtggggtttgtagctcggtgcctaaattgccagcaggtgaagtatgggaaatagagaccgggcggattgatTCAGATGATGGAGATTCCAAAGTGGAAATatga